One Takifugu flavidus isolate HTHZ2018 chromosome 3, ASM371156v2, whole genome shotgun sequence genomic window, gtgaagacaggagtcagctcctctgcgcagtgcctcagggtggagggagacacgccgtccgggccaggggccttgcgcgggttcaacctggcgaactgcctgcgcacatcctgctcactgatggtgaatgaagggggggaggaggggggaactggtggtaagtgatggggggggattgatggtgagtggagggggggaggaggaggggactgcctttgatggagtgaggtccatgggggcagtggcgctggggggaggggaggtgttgggcatggctgacgaggtgtcaaagcgggcatagtggagggacaggctctgacaaagggctttgtcgtcctgaccctttgaagcctgaggcctgtagtcggtgatctgcctcaggcctctccacacagaagcagagtcgttagcagtaaactgctgctgaagtttctccgaatacacagatttagctctcctcagttccttgctaaaccggtatttggcctctctgtagcagtctctgtctccacttttcagcgctgcttccttttctttcctgatctgtctgagtctcggtgtgaaccagggcttgtcattggaataactcaccctagtgcgcgttggtagaatgcgctcctcacaaaagtggatatatgaggtcacagtgtccgtgtactcatccagatcatgtgtggcccctttaaacatgtcccagtcagttgtatccaagcacgtgcgcagctcctccacagcctcactggtccatctcttcgtggtgctcacggatggctttgttagtttaagtttctgtctgtatgtggggatcaggtggaccatcacgtgatcagacagtcctagcgCAGCACGGGGGATGGcccgatacgcgtccttcactgtggtgtagcagtgatccagcgtgttctctgctctggtggggcatttgataaactgtttgtatCTGGGGAGCTCGTatctcaggttgctctgattaaagtcaccaagcacgataaccagagcgtcgggataggtccgctccacttgttgaatacagtccgcgagcgtgcgctgagcctcgcgcacgtccgcatctggcgagatgtaaacagaggccagaatgaatgaagcgaactcacgcggagaatagaagggtctgcagttgatgaagaggtattccaaagcaggagaacagtgctgggagatcacagtcacatcagtgcaccagtcgctgttgatgtagaagcagactccaccgcctgctctcttGCCAGAGAGCGCCAGGTCGCGGTCGGcacggaacagctggaatccctcgaggaggagcgcgctgtccggtgtctctttcctgaaccaggtttcagtgaagcagagaacacacgaggtggagaaatctttaatccgcatcagcaacttcagctcgtccattttgttacaaagtgagttggcgttggacagaaagatcccaggcagcgccgtgcgcgagcctctcctacgtagtctcgccagggcaccggcccgtcttcctctcctccgccgtctcaccttttgggccaaaaagtggaccaggtcggctgcaggagccagaaaaactggaagtaagtccgtgggggtgagagtcctgatgtttaatagctcttcacgggtgtaagagcaggcagacacacaattaacaaacaaaaatagacaaacaagaacgcagcAAGACACCAAGGCGACCGCTCTGGGCGCCATTTTAGATCATGAGGCATTGGCACTAATGAGGAATTGGTGGACACGTCAATGGACCTCTGCGGttaaatgcaaatgcaggcGCCCAAGGGTGGGGAAAACGCGTCAGAGCATGGTCACCGCGCTCATTAACTGATTAATTGGCGGAGTTACCCACGATTGACTGAGCACGGTTGTTTACCAGTGTGCCACCTGTATTTGCTGACCGGAAACTACGCGAAACAACAAACGCCGACGCGTTTTGAAGTAGAAAAATGACAGCTTCAGAGGAGAAATTTATAAATTAAACTgcgaaaa contains:
- the LOC130522140 gene encoding uncharacterized protein LOC130522140, translated to MAPRAVALVSCCVLVCLFLFVNCVSACSYTREELLNIRTLTPTDLLPVFLAPAADLVHFLAQKVRRRRRGRRAGALARLRRRGSRTALPGIFLSNANSLCNKMDELKLLMRIKDFSTSCVLCFTETWFRKETPDSALLLEGFQLFRADRDLALSGKRAGGGVCFYINSDWCTDVTVISQHCSPALEYLFINCRPFYSPREFASFILASVYISPDADVREAQRTLADCIQQVERTYPDALVIVLGDFNQSNLRYELPRYKQFIKCPTRAENTLDHCYTTVKDAYRAIPRAALGLSDHVMVHLIPTYRQKLKLTKPSVSTTKRWTSEAVEELRTCLDTTDWDMFKGATHDLDEYTDTVTSYIHFCEERILPTRTRVSYSNDKPWFTPRLRQIRKEKEAALKSGDRDCYREAKYRFSKELRRAKSVYSEKLQQQFTANDSASVWRGLRQITDYRPQASKGQDDKALCQSLSLHYARFDTSSAMPNTSPPPSATAPMDLTPSKAVPSSSPPPLTINPPPSLTTSSPLLPPFIHHQ